A single window of Vanessa tameamea isolate UH-Manoa-2023 chromosome 5, ilVanTame1 primary haplotype, whole genome shotgun sequence DNA harbors:
- the LOC113392336 gene encoding uncharacterized protein LOC113392336, with product MKILTLIVFAYAACGARSEASPFLNKLTEKSARQKRLLFYDEQGRLVKTYGNPLYHIGQNDQDNLFYWSFLNTFLSPIFPTNLGKTSIAYMVPVSDAVIQKINKDPIYQNKLFILTYRDPIVEVNPLCAGKRAQIPSPNLCNNFLNCWDGWAFEQECPTGLVFSNEGFCDYPYNVDCRDRKLKDPRPPCSKDFEAFSNEADCNEFFVCVSGLPVRFKCPADLVYSENLGVCDYKSRVQCNVTFETTKTPSITQMTPSSSEASSIIQNVPDFTAPAIPSSTTVPTDKKVVLNKMEYNTQIWSSTHVAFSRQDAIRQLELSRMDRGNEDN from the exons ATGAAAATCCTTACTTTGATCGTTTTCGCATACGCCGCTTGCGGCGCCAGAAGTGAGGCAAGTCCATTTTTGAATAAACTCACTGAAAAAAGTGCCAGACAGAAGAGATTgcttt TTTATGATGAACAAGGTCGTCTAGTAAAAACCTACGGAAATCCACTTTATCACATTGGACAGAATGACCAAGACAACCTATTCTATTGGAgttttttaaacacatttttaagtCCCATTTTC cCAACAAACTTGGGAAAAACGTCCATTGCTTATATGGTACCAGTCTCCGATGCAGTGATACAGAAGATCAACAAAGATCCCATCTATCAGAACAAGCTCTTCATTCTAACATATAGAGATCCAATAGTGGAAGTCAATCCTCTCTGTGCAGGAAAGCGAGCACAGATACCTTCACCGAATCTCTGCAACAATTTCTTAAACTGCTGGGATGGATGGGCGTTTGAACAGGAATGTCCCACTGGACTGGTTTTTTCCAATGAAGGGTTCTGTGACTACCCCTATAATGTTGACTGCAGAGATAGGAAATTGAaag ATCCTAGACCACCCTGCAGCAAGGACTTCGAAGCGTTCAGTAACGAAGCAGACTGTAACGAATTTTTCGTGTGCGTAAGCGGTCTTCCAGTCAGGTTCAAGTGCCCCGCGGATCTCGTCTATAGCGAG aatcTTGGAGTATGTGACTATAAAAGTAGAGTTCAATGCAACGTCACTTTTGAAACGACAAAGACTCCATCAATCACACAAATGACGCCATCGTCTTCAGAAGCAAGCTCTATAATACAAAACGTACCTGACTTTACAGCACCAGCTATTCCATCTTCAACGACAGTTCCCACAGATAAGAAAGTCgtgttaaataaaatggaatataATACGCAAA TTTGGTCGTCTACACACGTCGCTTTTTCTCGTCAAGACGCCATTCGCCAACTTGAGCTCAGCCGGATGGATCGAGGTAatgaagataattaa
- the LOC113392532 gene encoding protein obstructor-E-like, which translates to MAFKSSIGVIFLACLVVLASSAVPKNGKRKPVNPPARAAADDAERDAEITNSCPDDGFFADAEQCDKYYECRDGKIIEKLCPDGMVFNDYSPDEEKCDLPFNIDCSQRPKLQTPIPAQHCPRQNGYFSHSDPKECGKFYYCVDGKFNMITCPDGLVYNDKSGICTWPDEAKKKGCGASDVFQFDCPLVNETFGLTHPRYADPEDCQFFYVCINGNTPRRSGCKLGQAFDDVIKKCEWARKVPECADWYKGQLTDSELDALENPPTPKPKPAGSPSRRKPMRPGKGKQIEVDEE; encoded by the exons ATGGCGTTCAAGTCGTCTATAGGTGTTATTTTCTTGGCGTGTCTAGTTG TATTAGCATCATCAGCAGTTCCAAAGAACGGAAAGAGGAAACCAGTAAATCCACCAGCGCGCGCTGCAGCCGATGACGCTGAACGAGATGCGGAGATCACAAACTCTTGTCCAGACGACGGTTTCTTTGCGGATGCTGAACAGTGTGACAAATACTACGAATGCAG agatGGCAAGATTATAGAAAAGCTTTGTCCTGATGGTATGGTGTTCAATGACTACAGCCCAGATGAGGAGAAATGTGACCTCCCGTTCAACATCGATTGCTCTCAGCGTCCTAAGCTAC AAACTCCCATCCCCGCCCAGCACTGCCCTCGTCAAAATGGATACTTTTCCCACTCAGACCCTAAAGAATGCGGTAAATTCTATTACTGTGTGGACGGCAAGTTTAACATGATCACGTGCCCTGATGGTCTCGTGTACAACGACAAAAGCGGTATCTGTACCTGGCCCGATGAGGCTAAGAAGAAGGGTTGTGGAGCCTCCG atGTCTTCCAATTTGACTGTCCTCTTGTAAATGAGACTTTCGGCTTGACACATCCTCGGTACGCTGACCCCGAGGACTGCCAGTTCTTCTATGTATGCATCAATGGCAACACCCCGAGACGCTCCGGTTGTAAGCTCGGACAAGCCTTCGATGACGTCATCAAGAAGTGTGAATGGGCAAGAAAGGTGCCTGAATG cgCTGATTGGTACAAGGGACAGCTGACAGACTCCGAATTGGATGCCCTAGAGAACCCACCTACGCCTAAACCCAAGCCAGCCGGCTCTCCATCACGTCGCAAGCCAATGCGCCCAGGAAAGGGGAAACAAATCGAGGTTGACGAGGAATAG
- the LOC113392478 gene encoding protein obstructor-E: MRISARFAVLALCISFAQAGILLQNAPACPESYGVQAYAHPELCDQFFLCTNGTLTVETCENGLLFDGKGAVHNHCNYHWAVDCGERKADLTPYSTPGCEYQFGIYPDSEECSTSYIKCAYGVPHQEPCTPGLVYDERIHGCNWPDLLQPFCNPEAVVGFKCPTKVPAHTQSAKFWPFPRFPVPGDCHRLITCVEGNPRLITCEEGKVFDDQNLTCEDPELVPHCAHA, encoded by the exons CTCAGGCAGGAATTCTTCTACAAAATGCCCCGGCCTGTCCCGAATCATATGGAGTTCAG gctTACGCCCACCCTGAGCTCTGCGACCAATTCTTCCTGTGTACAAATGGTACCCTCACCGTAGAGACGTGTGAGAACGGTCTCCTGTTCGACGGGAAAGGCGCTGTACACAATCACTGCAATTATCATTGGGCTGTGGACTGTGGAGAGAGAAAGGCTGACT TAACACCATACTCAACCCCTGGTTGCGAATACCAGTTCGGTATTTACCCCGACAGCGAGGAATGTTCCACCAGCTACATCAAGTGCGCATACGGAGTACCCCATCAGGAACCTTGCACACCTGGTCTTGTATACGATGAACGTATCCATGGCTGCAACTGGCCTGATCTTCTGCAACCTTTCTGTAACCCCGAAG cTGTAGTCGGCTTCAAGTGCCCAACTAAAGTTCCAGCACACACTCAATCAGCCAAGTTCTGGCCTTTCCCTCGCTTCCCAGTACCAGGCGACTGCCATAGACTAATCACCTGCGTGGAAGGCAACCCTCGTCTCATCACCTGCGAAGAAGGCAAGGTCTTCGACGACCAGAACCTGACCTGCGAAGACCCGGAATTAGTGCCCCATTGCGCGCACGCGTga